A section of the Lineus longissimus chromosome 1, tnLinLong1.2, whole genome shotgun sequence genome encodes:
- the LOC135485019 gene encoding uncharacterized protein LOC135485019, which translates to MANNTNRTLLSVLLLELFLLCLSHVNAAPMSRDSVDEEVEDTDISRNKRAFQAGAWNEVPDPHKKRQYEGIFITDGSQKRSWDALGIPDKRSWDALGIPDRRSWDALGIPDRRSMGLNEKDVKALASFIASRNNRRQ; encoded by the exons ATGGCAAACAACACCAACAG AACGTTACTAAGTGTGCTCCTGCTGGAACTGTTTCTGTTGTGTTTATCACATGTAAATGCAG CGCCCATGTCAAGAGATTCAGTTGACGAAGAGGTAGAAGACACAGACATATCGCGCAACAAACGGGCATTCCAGGCAGGCGCATGGAACGAAGTGCCCGACCCACACAAAAAAAGGCAATACGAAGGAATCTTCATTACTGACGGTTCTCAGAAGCGAAGCTGGGACGCTCTCGGGATCCCAGACAAGCGCAGCTGGGACGCACTCGGCATCCCCGACAGGAGGAGCTGGGACGCACTAGGAATCCCCGACAGGCGCAGTATGGGACTGAATGAAAAGGACGTCAAGGCTTTggcgtctttcatcgccagtcgcaaTAACAGACGACAGTAG